In Brachybacterium fresconis, the genomic stretch CATCAGCAGCGAGAGCGCGACCGCGCCCATGATGCCCATGCGCACGCCCTCGTCGGGCAGGATCGCGATGAACAGCGCCAGGCCGAACAGGCCCGCGACGATCGAGGGGATGCCGGTCATGACGTCGACCAGGAAGGTCACGCCCTTGCCCAGCACGCGGCGCCAGCCGTAGTCGGCGTACTCGACCAGGAAGATCGCGGTGAACAGCCCGATGGGGATGGAGATGATCGATGCCCACAGGGTGATCAGCAGCGTGCCGATCGCCGCATGGACGACGCCGCCCGCATCCGCGCCGCCGATGATCCCGGACATGTCCGAGGTCCAGAAGGCGAAGGGGCTCGGGGCCGCCTCGATGACGCGGACCAGGCCTCGGGAGACCACTTCCCACAGCAGGGAGAGCAGAGGGAACATCGCGACCGCGAACGCTCCGATGACCAGGAGGGTCATCAGCCGTTCCATCGCCCAGCGGCGGCCCTCGCGGATCCTCGCGTACAGGTAGCCGAAGACCAGGTGGAGCAGGAAGCCCAGCAGGACGGCGCTGGGGATCGACAGGGCGTCGACGATCGCGAGCACGGCGATCGCGACGAGCAGACCGGCCAGGCCCGTCAGCACCAGGTGGTACCACGGCAGGCGGCGCTCCTGCGTCGACCGCATCGTGGTCGACGGCGTGTATTCGGAGGTGGGGGTCGTGGTGCTCATGATGACCTCAGCTCTTGGCGCCGCTGCGGGCGACGATCCAGCGGGCGGCGGCGTTGATCAGGAAGGTCAGGATGAACAGGACCAGCCCGGTGAAGATCAGCAGCGACATCTCGGTGCCCGAGGACTCCGCCTCCTTCGCGGCGATGTTCGCGGCGATGGTCTGGTGCATGCCGACCTCGAGGATGTGGAACGAGAAGGTCGCGCCGGGCGCGAGGATCATCAGCACGGCCATGGTCTCGCCGAGGGCGCGGCCGAGGCCGAGCATCGAGGCGGCGACGACGCCGCTGCGGCCGAAGGGCAGCACGACGGTGCGGACGGTCTCCCAGCGCGTCGCGCCGAGGGCGAGCGCGGCCTCCTCCTGCAGCGTGGGGGTCTGCAGGAACACCTCACGGGCGACGGCGGTGATGATGGGCAGCACCATCACGGCCAGCACGATCGCGGCGGAGGCCAGGTTGCGCATCGGCGCGTGCGGGTCGCCGGCGAACAGCGGGATCCAGCCGAAGTACGTGTTGAGGAAGACGTACAGCGGCTCCATCTTGGGGACCAGCCAGATCCCGCCCCACAGGCCGTAGACGACCGAGGGCACCGCGGCCAGCAGGTCGATCATGTAGCCGAGCGCGGAGGCCATGCGCGGCGGTGCGTAGTGGGAGATGAACAGGGCGATGCCGACGGAGATCGGGATCGCGACGACCAGGGCGATCGCAGCGGCCAGGATGGTGCCGAAGATCAGCGGGAGCGTGGTCTCCACCAGGGAGAACGTCGCGCTGTCGCCGAGGATCTCCCGGCTCTCCTTCATGGCGGGGATGGACTCGCTGGTGAGGAAGATGGCCACCAGGGCGAGGGTGACGAAGATGAGCAGTCCCGATCCGATGCTCAGGGCCGAGAAGACGGAGTCACCCAGTCGGCGTCCGCTGGTCCTCATCGAGGTCGGGGGCGCGTCCGGGGTCTCCGGTGCGACGTCAGTGGTGCTCACAGGGGGCCTTCCTCAGAGCTCTTCGGGGGCGGGGGCGGTGACACGGCCGTGCCGCCGAGCCACGAATGACCCGACGGCACATCCGTGTGCAGGAGCGATGATCAGCCGACGCTGATGCTGTCGATCG encodes the following:
- the pstA gene encoding phosphate ABC transporter permease PstA, with translation MSTTTPTSEYTPSTTMRSTQERRLPWYHLVLTGLAGLLVAIAVLAIVDALSIPSAVLLGFLLHLVFGYLYARIREGRRWAMERLMTLLVIGAFAVAMFPLLSLLWEVVSRGLVRVIEAAPSPFAFWTSDMSGIIGGADAGGVVHAAIGTLLITLWASIISIPIGLFTAIFLVEYADYGWRRVLGKGVTFLVDVMTGIPSIVAGLFGLALFIAILPDEGVRMGIMGAVALSLLMIPTVVRSSEEMLRLVPMDLREAAYALGVPKWLTIVKVVLRTAIAGLTTGITLAVARVIGETAPLLLTVGMVTSVNWNMFDGRMATLPTFINQQYKAGSANCMSDTVTDPFTEQVYACATTANIDRAWAAAFTLIVIVMVLNIIARLISYYFSPKLSR
- the pstC gene encoding phosphate ABC transporter permease subunit PstC, with translation MSTTDVAPETPDAPPTSMRTSGRRLGDSVFSALSIGSGLLIFVTLALVAIFLTSESIPAMKESREILGDSATFSLVETTLPLIFGTILAAAIALVVAIPISVGIALFISHYAPPRMASALGYMIDLLAAVPSVVYGLWGGIWLVPKMEPLYVFLNTYFGWIPLFAGDPHAPMRNLASAAIVLAVMVLPIITAVAREVFLQTPTLQEEAALALGATRWETVRTVVLPFGRSGVVAASMLGLGRALGETMAVLMILAPGATFSFHILEVGMHQTIAANIAAKEAESSGTEMSLLIFTGLVLFILTFLINAAARWIVARSGAKS